Sequence from the Sphingomonas suaedae genome:
TCGTTCCCGTGCCCTTGAGCACGAATACCGATTCGAGGTGGTTCTGATAATGCATCTTGAGTTCCGTCCCCGCATTCAGCGTGGTGATGTGGAACGAGAAGCCCATCCCGTCATCCTTGAGCAGCATCCGGGCGCTGGCCCAGCCATCGGACGAGCGAACATTGCGGTCGGACTTGCGGACTTCGTTGAGGTTGCGGACGATCATATTGATTTCCTTCGCTATTGTTATTCGGCGGCGACGGCGTAATCGGTTGCCATCGCAGCGCGGATGTTGCTTTCGAGAATGTCGAGGCCGGCGATCAGCACCGCATCGTCGATGACGAGCGGCGCGAGCACCTTGATCACCTCGTCATGAGCGCCACTGGTCTCGATGATCAGGCCCTGGTCGAAACAGGCGCCGGTGATCGTCGCGGCAAGCTCGCCCGACCCGACGTTGAGACCGCGCATCATGCCACGACCGCGCTGTTCGAAACCGAACTCGGTGGCGAGCTTGTCGAACCGCTGTTCGACCAGTTCGCCGCGGCGGCGGACATCGGCCTGAAATGTGTCATCGCTCCAGAAGTGGCGGAGCGCGGCGGTGGCGGTCACGAACGCGTGGTTGTTACCGCGGAACGTGCCATTGTGTTCGCCCGGCGACCATTGGTCGAGCTCGGGGCTGAACAGCGTCAGTGCGAACGGCAGGCCCATGCCCGACAGCGACTTGGCGAGCGTGACGATATCGGGGGTGAACCCCATATCCTCGAAGCTGAAGAAACCGCCGGTGCGGCCACAGCCTGCCTGAATATCGTCGACGATCAGCAATGCGCCATGCGCCTTGGCGATCTGTGCGATCTTCCGCAGCCATTCCGGAGACGCGGCGTTGAGACCGCCTTCGCCCTGCACGGTCTCGACCAGGATCGCTGCGGGGGCATCGAGCCCGCTTGACGGGTCGGCAAGGCGCTGTTCAAGCAGGTCGGCGGTATCGACATCGGGGCCATAATAGCCGTCATAGGGTTCATGGCTTACATGGCTGAGCGGAACGCCCGCGCCGCCGCGCTTTGCGGCATTGCCGGTGCAGGCGAGCGCGCCCAGCGTCATCCCGTGAAAGCCGTTGGTGAACGCGATCACCATCTCGCGCCCGGTCACCTTGCGGGCCAGCTTGATTGCGGCTTCGACTGCGTTGGTGCCGGTCGGGCCGGTGAACATCGCGCGATAATCGAGCCCGCGCGGCTTCAGGATCACATCCTCGAACGTCGTGAGGAAGTCCTGCTTGGCGTCGGTATGCAGGTCCAGGCCATGGGTAATCCCATCGCCAGCGATATAGTCAAGCAGGGCCTGCTTCATGATCGGATGATTGTGGCCGTAATTCAGCGTCGAGCAGCCCGACAGGAAGTCGAGATACCGGCCGCCCTGATTGTCGTACATCCAGACATTTTCGGCGCGACCGAACTGGCGCGGCATAGCGCGCGCATAGCTGCGGACGCCGGATTCGCGGCGCTCATAGATGTCGCGATCAGGTATCTGGTGCGAAGGTTTCGGTGTGGTCGTCATGATAGTCCCCGTTCTTCCTGCATGTTATCTTTTTTGAGCGGCCCGATCCGGGCCTGAAATTCGGTGGCGTGCGCCCCGGCGAAATGGGTCTCGCGATCGAACGCGACGCTGCGCTCCAGATCGGCCCCATGATCGCGCGCGAGGCTGCGGAACAGCGCCCAGGACGCCTCGTTATCGTCCGTCACCGTGGTGATCAGATGCTTGACCCCGGCCTGCGCCGGCCGCGCCAGCAGCGCATCGATCATGCGCCGCGCGAGCCGCTGGCCACGCGCTTCCGCCGCGACCGCTACCTGCCACACGAAAAATGCGTCCGGATCGCTGGGCGGGCGATGGCCCGACACCCAGCCAACCACGCGTCCGTCACGCTCCGCCACGATGCAATGATCGGCGAAATGCGTGCACTGGATCAGGTTGCAATAGGCGGAATTGCGATCGAGCGGCGGACAGGCCGCGATCAGCGCCGTGACGGCAGGGCCGTCGGTCGCGTCGGGCTTGCGGAACTGCAACGCGGCGTCCGGAGCCGGTAAGTCGTTAGAATTTCTCCCCGAAGGTGATGCCTCCTCGTCGGCTTGCCGATCGAATATTTTTCATCTCCCAAAATAAATAGCCCGCCCACTGATCCGTGGCCCGGCTTCAACACGGCAAGAAATATAAGGTTCCGGTCTCGGATCGCAACCCATTGGCGGGAAAATGCTTCGGATGATGAAATATCAAAGCCCGACAGCCGAAGCCGCCGGGCGATTGGGAAAACTGCGCTCGCCCGCTAACAGAGAAGGATGGACTCAGAGATTGCACGTTCGACGCTACGCGGTCTTCGGCGTATCCTCCGCGCGACCGAGACAGGGAATCGGCGCCTCGCCGCCGCCACCGGCCTCACTCCGTCACAACTGCTTGTGCTGCGCGAGATTGATGCCACCGCTGGCGTGACGCCGAGTGCGGTGGCGCATCGCCTGCAGTTCAGCCATGCGACGATCACGGCGATCGTCGATCAGCTGGTTGCGCGTGGCTTCGTCACCCGCGCGCGCGGCGAGCGCGACAAGCGCCAGTCGTTGCTGACGTCAACGCCGGAAGGCGCGCGGAGCCTGTCCGAGGCGCCCGACATGTTGCAGGAACGATTTGCCGAAGGGTTCGACCGGCTGCCGGAATGGGAGAAGGCGATGATCCTGGCCGCCATCGAGAGGTTGTCGATCATACTGGGCGTGGAGGCCAGCGATGCTGCACCGCTGCTCGACAGCGGCGCGATCGACCGCGTGGGAAGTGGGCCGATTCAGCAAGGCTGATCCCAGCGCAAATAAAAAGGGCGCCCCCGAAGGGACGCCCTTTCAATTCGACCGGGTTCGGAAAGAACCCAGGAAGAACGGGTGCGAGATTACTCGACCGCGTTGCCAGCCGCGTCAGCAGCTTCTTCCATGTTGTCGGCAGCGTTCTCAAGCGCGTCCTCGGCGACTTCGTTGGTCGCGTTGTCGGCCATCATTTCCATGTTGTCGGCGCTCTCTTCCAGAGCTTCGGCAACGTTCTCGGCAGTGTTGTTGGCGGTCGGCGCGGTCTCGCAGGCGGCGAGCGACATCAGGCCGGTCGCGGCAGCGACGATGAGGACCTTCTTCATTCGATTGCTCCCAAGCAAATTATTCGGTTCGCCCCGGCCCGATTGCCGTGCGAGTTAGTCGGAATAACGCCCGTTACGCGCCCGTCAATGGAAATTCATCTGACAGCAAGGTTTGACGCGGGCGAAAATGGTGCGGTGCGTCACTTGGTCGATCCGATTTCCTCGGGCGCATTGGCGACCACCGCGAGCATCGCGGTCCAGGCGGCGACATTCTGGCGCAGCTGCACCGGATCCACCTTGTCCAGCGTGTCGTCGGGCGTGTGGTGGAGGTCGAAATAGCGGGTGCCGTCCTGTTGCAGGTCGATGCCTGCGACGCCTGATGCGATCAGGGCGGCGATATCCGCGCCACCGCCTGCCGGGGTGCGCCCGCGGGCGATGCCGAGCGGGGCAAGCGCGGAGGCGACCCGCTCGCTCACCGCCTTTGCGCTGTCCGGCAGCTTGAAATCGACCCGCCAGACGCGGTCCGCGCCGAAATCCGACTCGGCGGCGAGGGCGTGCTTTTCGCCCTGGTGCGCATCGA
This genomic interval carries:
- the ectB gene encoding diaminobutyrate--2-oxoglutarate transaminase is translated as MTTTPKPSHQIPDRDIYERRESGVRSYARAMPRQFGRAENVWMYDNQGGRYLDFLSGCSTLNYGHNHPIMKQALLDYIAGDGITHGLDLHTDAKQDFLTTFEDVILKPRGLDYRAMFTGPTGTNAVEAAIKLARKVTGREMVIAFTNGFHGMTLGALACTGNAAKRGGAGVPLSHVSHEPYDGYYGPDVDTADLLEQRLADPSSGLDAPAAILVETVQGEGGLNAASPEWLRKIAQIAKAHGALLIVDDIQAGCGRTGGFFSFEDMGFTPDIVTLAKSLSGMGLPFALTLFSPELDQWSPGEHNGTFRGNNHAFVTATAALRHFWSDDTFQADVRRRGELVEQRFDKLATEFGFEQRGRGMMRGLNVGSGELAATITGACFDQGLIIETSGAHDEVIKVLAPLVIDDAVLIAGLDILESNIRAAMATDYAVAAE
- the ectA gene encoding diaminobutyrate acetyltransferase → MQFRKPDATDGPAVTALIAACPPLDRNSAYCNLIQCTHFADHCIVAERDGRVVGWVSGHRPPSDPDAFFVWQVAVAAEARGQRLARRMIDALLARPAQAGVKHLITTVTDDNEASWALFRSLARDHGADLERSVAFDRETHFAGAHATEFQARIGPLKKDNMQEERGLS
- a CDS encoding MarR family winged helix-turn-helix transcriptional regulator, translating into MDSEIARSTLRGLRRILRATETGNRRLAAATGLTPSQLLVLREIDATAGVTPSAVAHRLQFSHATITAIVDQLVARGFVTRARGERDKRQSLLTSTPEGARSLSEAPDMLQERFAEGFDRLPEWEKAMILAAIERLSIILGVEASDAAPLLDSGAIDRVGSGPIQQG